A region from the Arachis ipaensis cultivar K30076 chromosome B01, Araip1.1, whole genome shotgun sequence genome encodes:
- the LOC110267301 gene encoding uncharacterized protein LOC110267301 — protein sequence MPRAHHRNCVMHIWKNFINRFKDMHIRDIVWECARCTTEPEFKEKMDRLKGVNNAAWEYLMKFEPTIWVKAYFSHGPKVDNLTNNMCEVFNAKVVKYRVKPVLTMCEEIRCYLMRMMTKHIRLLEHHRGKLAPVQEKRLQMKIKPSSRWIAEWVGDNERKRFEVTRKKTKVDVDLIKHTCSCNTWQLTGMPCIHAIAAIRKRHDQVEDYVHPWLCMESIHKTYAHCIKPVPSEEFWTTTEQLRPAPPPIKRPIGRPKVHNRNKDPAEAHMQGEKLKRSFQVTCSKCNEKGHNYKTCKGAPSNPTTRPKKKKPKKTVDNSQALVLLPLSKSAPPPEDQNQSQGEKMTEPSTGEAAGFAPVPAPFMAQPSAPAQTPFRPPSQVPRMDQPDFNAAAHTFRPKQPIVRPPTSANPPTNPTPHTKKTPTSRGPSKETMKAATSATKRILKPQKK from the exons ATGCCAAGGGCACATCATAGAAACTGTGTCATGCATATATGGAAGAACTTTATTAATAGGTTCAAAGACATGCACATTAGAGACATTGTGTGGGAGTGTGCTAGGTGTACAACTGAACCAGAATTCAAGGAGAAAATGGATAGGCTGAAGGGGGTTAACAATGCGGCATGGGAATATTTGATGAAGTTTGAACCTACCATCTGGGTTAAAGCCTATTTTAGTCATGGACCCAAGGTGGATAACCTGACTAATAATATGTGTGAAGTGTTCAATGCAAAGGTAGTAAAATACAGAGTAAAACCAGTTTTGACAATGTGTGAGGAGATTAGGTGCTACTTAATGAGAATGATGACCAAGCACATTAGATTGTTAGAACACCATAGGGGTAAGTTAGCACCAGTTCAAGAGAAAAGGTTGCAGATGAAAATAAAACCAAGCAGTAGGTGGATAGCTGAGTGGGTGGGGGACAATGAAAGAAAAAGGTTTGAGGTAACCAGAAAGAAGACGAAAGTGGACGTGGATCTAATCAAGCACACCTGTTCATGCAACACCTGGCAATTGACTG GCATGCCATGCATACATGCTATTGCTGCTATCAGAAAGAGGCATGACCAGGTTGAGGATTACGTGCATCCATGGTTGTGTATGGAGTCCATTCACAAGACGTATGCACATTGCATCAAGCCCGTTCCTAGTGAAGAATTCTGGACCACAACGGAGCAGTTGAGGCCTGCCCCGCCACCTATCAAACGGCCTATTGGGCGGCCAAAGGTGCACAACCGCAACAAGGACCCTGCTGAGGCTCATATGCAAGGAGAAAAGCTGAAAAGAAGCTTCCAGGTTACATGTAGCAAGTGCAACGAGAAAGGGCATAATTATAAAACTTGTAAAGGAGCTCCAAGCAACCCGACAACCCgaccaaagaagaagaaacccaaGAAGACAGTTGACAACTCACAAGCTCTGGTGCTGCTTCCCCTTTCAAAATCAGCCCCTCCACCAGAG GATCAAAATCAATCACAGGGTGAAAAAATGACTGAACCTAGTACTGGGGAGGCAGCTGGGTTTGCACCAGTTCCTGCACCATTTATGGCCCAACCTTCAGCTCCAGCACAGACTCCATTCAGACCTCCATCCCAGGTACCAAGAATGGACCAACCAGACTTCAATGCTGCTGCACATACTTTCAGACCCAAGCAACCAATTGTTCGACCACCAACAAGTGCAAATCCACCAACAAATCCAACACCACACACAAAAAAAACTCCAACCAGCAGGGGACCCTCGAAGGAGACCATGAAAGCAGCTACCAGTGCCACAAAGAGAATTCTCAAGCCTCAGAAGAAGTGA